The Oncorhynchus masou masou isolate Uvic2021 chromosome 14, UVic_Omas_1.1, whole genome shotgun sequence region gataattataacaattgaaatgctaattatTTGCACATGaccgctcactcattcgggaataattgcaatcaatatatatatttatgttcaGTGTGTCGTCATGATCTCTGCTGGAATCGTCCGTCTTTCTGTTGGAAAGTTCATCCGAACTTCTCTTTGCGTCCCTGGAGTCTtttgtggttagaatggatacttcagagtccAGAAATATTCTTATAGAATAAATGTTttggcggttgtcggtcttcgcatTCAGTCAACATATATTCTAGCTGCaaactagtaattagtatcaaagatttgctcttattctgtcggtatcaatagtctcagagttgaaccatttccaccagtgtagccaatgctccacgtggTTTGGTTAGGAATTCAACAATCGAGGAATgcatggtctctactcaaaccttagccctctcggtaATCGAGGTACGCATGGTCTGCAGTGGGCTTCTCCAGGTGGGGTTTATATTCGGAACagcagaaaagggctgtcccatgaagccagatcaatgtctgtgctcatgtggcgggccaatgacttagttaaaTTTGAAAGGGAATTGGATTATCTTTCATTAaacagtttaaaatcacattacataatttcacaaatagtttaatctttactcattaattttatacaataattagatgcaaaTCTCATAACACAGACTCTTGTttaaacagagttatggtaatgtggctgtattgtctctcaTGAGGTCACAAACATTAGACAAAATGGACCGGTCGTAGCTGGATTCTCCACCGACCatttacacattctccaaaacatggatattgttcagttcgcaagttctgtgaggtagaagaagttcctttgttctactgtgaaccctctctctatactgcatgggggggggggtctgagataaacctgagataacagagcctgggtgtagggggaagagagaggtggtgagagagttgGTGCTTGCTATATCTAaagagggccacgtcatgacagtGTACACCGTAGGCAACGTGGTTTTTCACACAGGTATACATTTGCTGTAAAAAAAGGTTTACTGTTCCTAAACAACACTGGTCGACTACATCGGTCGACTACAACGGTCGACTACATCCCTTTTCCTTTTCTTGAAAACAAGACGAGTGGCGTATTTCAACACTCGTGTTGTTTTTAGGGCAACCCTTTCCCATGAATCAGTGATCTGCATCTAGATCAACAAGCACAATAGCCCACAATTGACCTGTTTGGCCCTTGGGGTTCCAACTGAACAATGGCTGTCTTGTCGTTGCAATGAGgagaacatacacacaccaaaAGAGTTGATCGTAGcaccacaccagacagacagtagggtcaTACAACCACAGGCATGAAATGCTTCTCATAGTCCGAAACAATCTGATCGTCCTCCAACAAGCTCCCGgactctcccccatccctctcctcctcgtcAGTATCAATAATTCTACTGTAACCCTCGTCAGcatcctcctccttttccgcctCTTCATCAGTCCGTATGTGGGTGTGCTCCTCTCCCACCACCCCCTCTGTCTGTTCATCAGGGCTGGACCTTTGCCTAGGACAGGCATTGGCATCCCAGAAAGGGTTTTCCACCACCTCCAGCTCAGAGATCCTTGGGTTAGACTCCAGAGGAGAGAAGATCGCCGTCAAGGAGCTGTTAAACTGGAGcaaagacaggcagggagacagaaaCATTCATTTATTCCTCTATGGTTGTATGTTATGCCTCTGACTGGTGATAATATTACTCAAGGGAATGGTATATTACTAGCCCAATACAGCCCCtactactgtatgtggtataatCAACATTTAGGTTAATGTAGTACGCACATTCTTTATTTTACAACAGGTTCTTACTGGAACACTACAAATAAGATACCATCCATATCTATAGGTAGTGTGTTCCCTTGACCTGAATGGCTGAAGAAAAACCAGGCAGGAAGACATGATGAACTCTGGGCCTCTGCCTGGGGCTCTGTCCACACTAACTAGAATACTATAAGACTAACTAATATCAGACTCACTGATACTAGATTAGTCAGTCACAGCCACATAGTGATGGTCTGCCCTGCACTCACCTGCAACTTCATCTGTTGGAGCAGTTTGCTGTTGCTGGGGTCAGGTACTTTCGCACAAGTCTTCATTTGTACACTACAGAAAATACACAACAGTATCATGACTTGAGTTGGGCACAATTGAAAGCCCAACTCAACTGCCCGATCTCATTTCCACTTCCTCAAGTGTTTCCCCTTTTGTAAACCTATTTTTGGCATGGGTGaactttcagagagagagaggaaggagacatgAGAGAGCACCACACCCTGTATGTGTTGTCGGCACGAAACGTTGCAAAGCCTTTTAAAATGTTTTGCAtcagtgtgccctaatgaacatggcCATGGTTCAAGACAATGAGAAAATAATCAGAATCAGGCTATTTGGGTTGAAGTATGGGAATCCAGTCTCTCACATTATGATAATCAATAGCAACATCCCTGCTATTATTCCTGGCACCAGATATTTGAGGAAACCTGTGAcaacaaagggagagagatgggggaggtcaGAAGGCAAAATGACCAATTAGACCGCAATCCATGTCCATAATCACATACTGTAGCACAAAGGTCTATTTCAAACAAAGCATGCATTCAATATTACACTGTTATTATTTTCTAAGGAACTTCAGGACCCTTTCTGTTTTAAAggtgatgttatatacagtattatacacaaCCTATAATAATATTTCTAGTTTgtttaataataaataataattagtGTTATACATGACCTCAGTGTCACCAGTTAGGTACATAAACACTTAATACATTTCATCACGGTTGTTAGAGAACCTATAACAGCTATACGCTTCTTGTCATCATTATCAAATTACTACATGACATAGTGGTAGAATACCATGGCTGTTCTCAGTAGAGAAGTTGATGGTTTCACTGGGTCCCAGTCCAGCCTTAGTCTCAGCCCTGATCCAAACCTGGTGGTGACCAGATGTAAGTCCTAACAGATGGAGGCTGTTCTGGTCCCTACTCACGTTGTACACTGCAGATGAAGGAAAGGTTTAATGATTGGAAGGCCACTGATGTGTGGGAACGAGAGTGTGCAGCACGGTAGCCTGTGGacagtctggtcccagatctgtttgtgctgtgtttatttaactaggcaaatcagttaagaacaaattcttatttacaatgacagcctaccccggacgacgctgggccaattgtgcgccggcctattggactcccaatcacagacagatgtgatacagcctgaaatcgaaccaaggacgcctcttgcactgagatgcagtgtcttagaccgctgcgccactctggagccaATAATGacaataggagttggcaagacagaacaaacagatctgggaacagGCAAAAATATTTCATACTATTTAAGCTACTACAATGTAATGCTATATTTTATGCTAATGTACACAACGGGCAGTGGAGACTGCACTTTTATTCTAACAATATAGCATTGTAGCAACAAAAGATTTATCCCAGATGGTCctccactgtctctgtgttgtttaCCTGTCATGTTGTTTAATACCAGCTGATAGCACAGTATGAGCCCCTTACTCTGGGTCAGGGAGATGTGTTGCCAGGACAAAGTCACATGAGAGTCAGAGATGTGCTGAACCTTGAACTCAGTCACTTTGGGTGGGACTGAGGAGTGATTGAGAGAGGAGGAAATGGAGGTGAAATGGGTAGAGGAATAGTCAAAAGTAgcagaaaaataaacaaataaataaaacattttacagTGAGTTAAAAGGCCGGACAAATTAACATAAGGTAAAGATGTGATATTTCAAGTTTTCCACTGAAAATCGGTCATGTGCACTAATTGCACTGATTACATACTGGCAAGTACATTATAACGACTTGTATTTCCATGCTCTAATATACTTACGTCCATGAAGAGAATACGAGATTGCAGACGCAAGCAGGCAGCTCCTGTTGATGAACACTGCAAACAATGACACATTGTAGGCAGTGTGGTTCTCAAAATCACCTGtaggtggagacagagacaaaAGCGATGCTGTCATCTTGAAACCACTTTAAAACGTTACAAAATATCAATAAATATGTTCAGAAAGAAATGGTATCTTAGATCAGTTTAAGCCACACAAACCTCTTAAAATGACTGACGTATGATTTTGGTGCACTATAATCCAATCAAAGCCCTGTGTCGGAGGAAGTCCCACCTGCTTGTACTGCACCACATACTCATGCATGTTTTCAATGGGCTGGGGTGGCAGGGACCAGGATACATTGAGGCTCAATATATCCTGGTTCACAGTGAAGGATAGCTCTGGCACCTGTAGACCTAAGTGAAAGAGAAACATACAAACCTACACTAttatcacactcacacacaccttttaaataaaataaaattgtatttctcacatgcgccgaatacaacatgtgtagaccttacagtgaaatgcttactgacaagccctaaccaacaatgcagtttaaaaaaagaacaataagaaataaaagtaacaaataattaaagagcagcagtaaaataacaatagcgagaccatatacagggagtactggtgcagagtcaatgtggggggcaCAAGttcgtcgaggtaattgaggtaatatgtacatataggtagttattaaagtgactatgcatagagcagcagaaaagagagggggagtgatgtGAAAAGTCTGTGAAGCCAtctgattagatgttcaggagtcttatggcttggggttagaagctgtttagaagcctcttggaccgagacttggtgctccggtaccacttgccgtgtggtagcagagaaaacagtctatgactagggtggttggagtctttgaccatttttagggcctccctctgacaccgcctggaatagaggtcctggatggcaggcagctgggccgtacgcactaccctctgtagtgccttgctgtcggaggccgagcagatgccataccaggcagtgatgcagccagtcaggatgctctcgatggggcagctgtagaaccttttgaggatctgaggaccatttctcctgagggggaataggtttttgtCATTCCCTCTCCACAACTGTCTTGGTgggcttggaccatgttagtttgttggtgatgtggacaccaaggaacttgaagctctcaacctgctccactgcagccccgtcgatgagaatgggggcgtgctcaggtcctctttttcctgtagtccacaatcatctaatttgtcttgatcacgttgagggagaggttgttgtcctggtaccacacggccaggtctctaacctcctcctcaTAGGCTacctcgttgttgtcggtgatcaggccactgttgtgtcatccggaAACGTAATGGTGGTTTCCCTTACCTGATGTGGGTAGAGCTAGGGGAGCAGGTTTGCTGGCACCCTGGGAATTGTAGACGGACACATCCACCCCTGATACACCCCACAGAGAGGGTGTGAAGCGGCATCTCTTCTCTTGACAGACACAAAGGCCACCAGGCTTTGACATGGACACGTTCACAACCGCCACTGTCCCGTTACTGTATGATAATGTTACCACGTACCCCAGCACCTTCCCCTGAGCCAACCAGGTGGGCATCTCCTGAGGATAGATACCAGACAGGGGGATTAGTTATAGCAGGCTATAGGGAAGGGGGTGTTTttggcaggcaggtagcctagtggttgagagcattgggcaagtaaccgaaatgttgctggtttgaatccctgagacGATTCAGTGAAAAGTCTGTtgatatgcccttgagcaaggcacttaaccctaattgctcctgtaagtcgctctggataagttcTTATGATTAGAAAATGCATAATCTTTTGAAACATGAATCACTTGTCTAACCGGATTATATGGTACagtttgagagagagatatatatacatatacacacacacatatacacacactaccgttcaaaagtttggggtcacttagaaattaccttgtttttgaaagaaaatctgATTTTTTTGTcgattaaaataacatcaaattgatcagaaatacagtgttgacattgttaatgttgtaaatgactattgtagctggaaacggcagatttttaatggaatatctacataggtgtacaaaggcccattatcagcaaccatcagagacagtttgcgctgttctgtgaaaggagtagtacacaacgttgtacttgatcttcagtttcttggcaatttctcgcatggaatagccttcatttctcagagcaagaatagactgacgagtttcagaagaaagtactttgtttctggccattttgagccaacaaatgctgatgctccagatactcaactagtctaaagaaggccagttttattgcttctttaatcagaaaacttttcagctgtgctaacataatttcaaaagggttttctaatgataaattagccttttaaaatgataaacttggattagctaacaacgtgccattggaacacaggagtggtggttgctgatattgggcctctgttcgcctatgtagatattccttttattttttaaatcagccgtttccagctacaatagtcatgcacaacattaacaatgtctacactgtatttctgatcaatttgatgttattttaaaatggacaaaaaaggtgcttttctttcaaaaacaatgtcacgacttccaccgaagtcggtccctctccttgttcgggcggggTTCGGTGGCCGaagtcaccggccttctagccatcgccgatccacttttcattttccatttgttttgtctttgttttacacacctggttcaaATTCCCAAatgacatgttcattatttaaccctctgttttccccatggtttttgtgcgtgattgtttctTGTATACGGTTCGTTATTGTTGGCCAGCATTATTGCTTTGTATTTGTAATACTTTTTGAGTAAATTACGTtttattactcatatctgctgtcctgcgcctgactcctctacacCAGCTTCACACAGGATTGATtacaaacaaggacatttctaagtgacaccaaacttttgaatggtagtgtgtgaacatacactgctcaaaaaaataaagggaacacttaaacaacacaatgtaactccaagtcaatcacacttctgtgaaatcaaactgtccacttaggaagcaacactgattgacaataaatttcacatgctgttgtgcaaatagaatagacaacaggtggaaaatataggcaataaaggagtggttctgcaggtggtgaccacagaccacttctcagttcctatgcttcctggctgatgttttggtcacttttgaatgctggcggtgctttcactctagtggtagcatgagatggagtctacaacccacacaagtggctcaggtattgcagctcatccaggatggaacatcaatgcgagctgtggcaagaaggttgctgtgtctgtcagcgtagtgtccagagcatggaagcgctaccaggagacaggccagtacatcaggagacgtggaggaggccgtaggagggcaacaacccagcagcaggaccactacctctgcctttgtgcaaggaggagcaggaggagcactaccagagccctgcaacaggacctccagcaggccacaaatgtgcatgtgtctgctcaaacggtcagaaacagactccatgagggtggtatgagggcccgatgtccacaggtgggggttgtgcttacagcccaacaccgtgcaggtggtttggcatttgccagagaacagcaagattggcaaattcgccactggcaccctgtgctcttcacagatggaagcaggttcacactgagcacatgtgacagacgtgacagagtctggagacgctgtggagaacgttctgctgcctgcaacatcctccagcatgaccagtttggcggtgggtcagtcatggtgtggggtggcatttctttggggggctgcacagccctccatgtgctcgccagagttagcctgactgccattaggtaccgagatgagatcctcagaccccttgtgagaccatatgctggtgcggttggccctcggttcctcctaatgcaagacaatgctagacctcatgtggctggagtgtgtcagcagttcctgcaagaggaaggcattgatgctatggactggcccgcccattccccagacctgaatccaattgagcacatctgggacatcatgtctcgctccatccaccaacgccacgttgcaccacagactgtccaggagttggcggatgctttagtccaggtctgggaggagatcgctcaggagaccatctgccacctcaccaggagcatgcccaggcgttgtagggaggtcatacaggcacgtggaggccacacacactactgagcctcattttgacttgttttaaggacattacatcaaagttgaatcagcctgtagtgtagtttcccactttaattttgagtgtgactccaaatccagacctccatgggttgataaatttgatttccattgataatttttgtgtgattttgttgtcagcacattcaactatgtaaagaaaaaagtatttaataagaatatttcattcaggattattttagtgttccctttatttttttgagcagtgtatatatatatgaccTATTATGATGGGATGTTGTGTTAACATACCTTCCACATAAGGGCACATTGAGAAAGCTCAGAGGTGACTCCACAGTCACTCCACACATCCAATGCTTTCACAGGTgctgagaacgagagagaaatagTTTATTCATCTATCACCACAGAATAAGTGAACAAATATTTTCAAGCTGTGGAGACCACAGGATTACATTACCCATCAGCACCCACTGACAGACCTGACTCAGAACTCCATGCTTTGTAGACTGAGCTCCAGTCACTCATCAGGGCCTGTGGGCCCTCACAGGCACAGCGCACCTGGAACTCATAGACAGTGTAGGGCCGTGGAGTCAGGAGTAGGAAGCTGCGTAGGATGTCCCCTTCCTGAGCAGGACATGAAAGAATGACACACAAAAGAACAGGGATGGGCAAGAGGCGGCCGCAGGGATGGGGGAGGATGAGGGATTATTTTGGATTAAAAAGCAACTCCAGGCTACATTGCACATTTAATAGCTGATAGAAAGTACAATTATAATGGAGCTTATTATTTTGAAATAGCTGGCCTTTTCTGCACGCAAATAGATTTTGACAAATAAATTGTCAAAAGAATCTGTGCATGCGGCCCTCGAGCCTCAAAAAGTTACCCATCCCTAACTCAGAAGGACAACATTCCCAGTACGAAATTGCCACAGATAATCGAGAGACAATGGTATTTCAATGTTTCATTCCCTACATCTAAGGGACTGAATGTTTGAAAAAATAAACAAGTGACCCTCCCCtatacccaaaataataattaCAACAAAGTGGATAGCAGGGAACATGATTATAATTTACCTTCACTCCTAGGtcagaccagagccttagatatgcagttttagaaactgttcttAGTTTTGTAAGCATTACATGGCAAAGTAGCCAAAGTTGTCTATCAACTGCAAAAATTGAACGCAACAGAACCAGTTACAACCGGAATACCTGATCATCAATGAAGTCCAGAAAAAGCCATTCATTTTTTAACACAGCATTGTTTGAACCACATATCATCAGGTCGGCCTATTTGTAGTGATTATGGatcccattagctgctgccataGCGGAAGCATACtaacttcctggggtccagcaaaattaaggcattCCAATACATTCACAGATCTCAAACACACTGTGCCTTCAGGCCCTACTCCACCACAtttacagtactaaatccatgtgtatgtatagtgcgtatgttatcgtgtgggagcatgtgtctgtgccaatgtttgtgttgcttcacagtccccgctgttcctaTATGCACGAGTAACTTTTCTTCATTTGGTAAACTATCATTTTTTAATAGATTCTATTTTATTCCATGATATTGTTGTTCCAAAATAGatgtgtgttgactgtgattAGGGCATGGGAATAGAAGACCACTGCTAGGCTAAATGAACAAACTAGCCATGGATAGCTCATCGCATGATCCTCAAACCAACAAGA contains the following coding sequences:
- the il12rb2l gene encoding interleukin 12 receptor, beta 2a, like; this encodes MAWPRVPCLLLLLLLLLHTCLPQPGPPSPPSAPQCHIPYTEGQQADIHCFWDPGQNPQIPTSYSLHWNSTEGISSVVEGTNVSGVIPRELYTSYSDLTVLVKAANQHGSATSTVAAFNTGDIKKPPTPEITHHCPQPLEIYWIVQCEDQGSSDQLCEVQYRPQDQQGWTQEGDILRSFLLLTPRPYTVYEFQVRCACEGPQALMSDWSSVYKAWSSESAPVKALDVWSDCGVTSELSQCALMWKEMPTWLAQGKVLGYVVTLSYSNGTVAVVNVSMSKPGGLCVCQEKRCRFTPSLWGVSGVDVSVYNSQGASKPAPLALPTSGLQVPELSFTVNQDILSLNVSWSLPPQPIENMHEYVVQYKQVGLPPTQGFDWIIVHQNHTSVILRGDFENHTAYNVSLFAVFINRSCLLASAISYSLHGLPPKVTEFKVQHISDSHVTLSWQHISLTQSKGLILCYQLVLNNMTVYNVSRDQNSLHLLGLTSGHHQVWIRAETKAGLGPSETINFSTENSHGFLKYLVPGIIAGMLLLIIIIVQMKTCAKVPDPSNSKLLQQMKLQFNSSLTAIFSPLESNPRISELEVVENPFWDANACPRQRSSPDEQTEGVVGEEHTHIRTDEEAEKEEDADEGYSRIIDTDEEERDGGESGSLLEDDQIVSDYEKHFMPVVV